In one Verrucomicrobiota bacterium genomic region, the following are encoded:
- a CDS encoding glycosyl hydrolase family protein encodes MAIGKLTVGAATPTGLGLASRPIIVTPILHIAGLQYLRGIRLLPSQSEENWSQVKASVPKKVKPMVALKNRVELVTTAGVDVLGDRTALPASLDAMNDLAPLARVLGFTSIESYVTWKRLEPRREGDFDFSFYDAIVQKLAECELKWFPLLIVGSGYALPDWFLGSKEYAGFVCLEHGLSNSIQTIWSPYQRRHVTRFLQAFGQHYESMGVLEGVRLGPSGNYGESQYPASGGWAARGEKMHIHIGWWAGDEYGQADFRRWLQEKYKSVDMLNKAWGAAIRSFDEIKLVLPNTILSKRQRLDFTGWYTDSMTDWCDWWAREARRAMPRTPIYQSAGGWGFREAGTDYSAQTKSMVEVDGGVRLTNETDSYEQNFYATHLAATAARLYRVKLGYEPASSHTARGVVARIFHTTSTQGDHLFTYHNNVFDHQLSIAKWLRYLPMLDTAQEPIIEVAVYYPETENQLSDAAFRHIYAWGFNSVAREIRRVVDVDYLDDRLIREGFLDRYKVLVFAWGRYIESDVQRRIDAWLRQGGTIIYPPYPRGAQQTIEDDSNVFQRWSQGDAGRGAFHRFTGDVDPPSRYGEFVKTILLTTASLHPWVREVIAVPRPEHVFFTVQADGHVLALNYSYWPARVAFGSGEDDTIESYGIARLRIRR; translated from the coding sequence ATGGCCATAGGTAAACTCACTGTGGGCGCGGCCACTCCAACCGGGTTGGGCCTTGCGTCCAGACCCATCATCGTCACACCGATCTTGCACATTGCGGGATTGCAGTACCTGAGAGGCATCCGGCTTTTGCCGAGCCAGTCGGAGGAGAACTGGTCCCAAGTCAAAGCGTCGGTGCCAAAGAAGGTCAAACCCATGGTCGCACTCAAAAACCGGGTGGAACTCGTGACGACGGCCGGGGTGGACGTGTTGGGGGACAGAACGGCTTTGCCGGCGTCTTTGGACGCGATGAATGACCTGGCGCCGCTGGCCCGCGTCCTGGGCTTCACGTCCATTGAAAGCTATGTGACCTGGAAGCGGTTGGAGCCTCGGCGCGAGGGAGACTTCGACTTCAGTTTCTACGACGCGATCGTCCAAAAGCTCGCGGAGTGCGAGCTGAAATGGTTTCCGCTCCTCATCGTTGGTTCTGGCTACGCATTGCCGGATTGGTTCCTCGGCAGCAAAGAATACGCGGGGTTCGTCTGCCTGGAACATGGTCTCTCGAACTCGATTCAGACGATCTGGAGTCCCTACCAACGACGCCATGTGACGCGGTTCCTGCAAGCCTTTGGCCAACATTACGAATCGATGGGCGTGCTGGAGGGGGTGCGACTGGGGCCGAGCGGCAATTACGGCGAATCGCAATATCCGGCCAGCGGCGGCTGGGCTGCCAGAGGCGAGAAGATGCACATCCACATCGGCTGGTGGGCCGGGGACGAGTACGGGCAAGCCGATTTCCGGCGTTGGCTCCAAGAGAAGTACAAATCAGTGGACATGCTCAACAAGGCGTGGGGTGCCGCGATTCGCAGCTTCGACGAAATCAAACTCGTTCTGCCGAACACGATCCTTTCCAAACGGCAGCGGCTGGATTTCACCGGTTGGTACACCGACTCCATGACCGATTGGTGCGATTGGTGGGCCCGCGAAGCGCGCCGCGCCATGCCGAGGACGCCGATTTACCAATCCGCCGGCGGTTGGGGCTTCCGCGAGGCGGGGACTGACTACAGCGCCCAGACGAAGTCCATGGTGGAAGTGGATGGCGGTGTGCGGCTCACGAATGAGACAGACAGTTACGAGCAGAATTTCTACGCCACGCACCTGGCAGCGACGGCCGCTCGTCTTTACCGCGTGAAGCTGGGGTATGAACCGGCCAGCTCACACACGGCGCGCGGTGTCGTGGCCCGGATTTTCCATACGACTTCCACCCAAGGCGATCACCTGTTCACTTACCACAACAATGTGTTTGATCACCAACTCAGCATCGCCAAATGGCTGCGGTATTTACCGATGCTGGACACAGCGCAAGAGCCAATCATTGAGGTGGCAGTTTACTATCCTGAGACCGAGAACCAGTTAAGTGATGCGGCGTTTCGCCACATCTACGCGTGGGGTTTCAATTCGGTCGCCCGAGAAATCCGGCGCGTCGTGGATGTCGATTATCTGGATGATCGACTTATTCGCGAAGGCTTTCTGGACCGATACAAAGTGTTGGTATTCGCCTGGGGCCGATACATCGAGTCGGATGTCCAGCGCCGGATCGACGCCTGGCTGCGCCAAGGGGGTACGATTATTTATCCGCCATACCCTCGGGGCGCCCAGCAGACGATCGAGGACGATTCAAACGTCTTTCAACGCTGGAGCCAGGGTGACGCCGGTCGCGGCGCTTTCCACCGTTTCACCGGCGATGTGGATCCGCCGAGTCGCTACGGCGAATTTGTGAAAACCATCCTTCTTACGACCGCTTCTCTTCATCCTTGGGTCCGCGAAGTGATTGCTGTTCCGCGCCCCGAACACGTCTTTTTCACGGTCCAGGCGGACGGACACGTCCTGGCGCTGAACTACAGTTACTGGCCCGCGCGGGTCGCGTTCGGTTCCGGCGAGGATGACACCATCGAGTCCTACGGCATCGCGCGGCTTCGGATTCGAAGGTGA